From Corticium candelabrum chromosome 9, ooCorCand1.1, whole genome shotgun sequence:
TTCAAAAATAGTTCCAGTCTAGTGTGCGCTAAGAGGGCGTGGTCCAATGATAGTGCATTAAGAGGGTGTGGTCCACAGGTATCGCACGAAGGGAGCAGTCTTCCAGTATACCTGTATCTATTGTTTAATTTTGTTTACCAATAAATATACTGTAATGCAAACTATCCAAATCAGAGACGAAAATCTTCATTGACAAAATATCCGAATTGTCTCAGCCTGTGCTCACTGTTGACAAACACgtttgcaacatcaacaacattatatatatatatattagttatatagTAGTTATATATTAGAAAGTTATATATTAGgtatttaattacctatacCTTCAATCGGAAGTTTTAGCCAATCGTCACTGGCAGAagtacaaatttgaaatatgttCCAGCCAAAACTGGACCGACCGGATCGGTTTCTACAGCCCTGATTGACTAGTTTGGGGAATTAATTCGATGTTGTGTAACATACTAAGGTGAACACAAAGGTCTTTCAAGTAGTTGCCATGGAAACAATTATGAAAGGCATTATGAAGTAATCGAGCTGTCTTGGCGGACGTTAGACACTCTCTGAGTGTTGTGTAGTTCTACCATTTGTTACTATTGGTGAAATGAAGGGGCGAATAGCCTACAACTGCAGCAAAGGTATGTTAGGCTGCAAACTACACGACGTACTATATGTACATATTATCTTACGGTCATTCAAAATTTATCAACAATTTTATGAGCGTTCAAGCACACTTTTCTGAAGCCTTTCCTCTCCCCAAAGCGTACGCAATATTGTTAGTGCACAATTCAATAGTTTGACGAATAGTTCTATGATCTATCTAAGTAGATATTAGAATGTTGACGTGTGGTCTTCAACGCTTTAGCATTGATATAGTTCTTCTTCCATTCCAGTTGACCGGCTCAAATGATGTCAGCTTGAGTTTTCCGGTCATTCAAGTGGACCAAGAGGAAACATTGAGAAAGTTGTGGTAGAAACAGCTGGGCTCTTTATGGACGGCTGATGATGTTCTAGAACGAAACCAGAATAGGCTGCCACgattgtacatgtttgtaaattttgtatgTATGGGTGACTAGCAGGGGAACAATATATGATGCAATTCCAGCCATGtaaaacagagaaattagTACAACCCATTTCCTACCgatcaacattttataaaacGTACAGGGGTCATAACCCCTGCCCCTACCGTTTTCTTGGTACACTCATGAAATTGTTTATAATTTTGAACGACTCCTCAAAGTATTTGTCAACATTGATAAGTTATGTGTGGCTAGTCCCGTGACAGCTGTAGACATTAATTAGTCTGGCTTAAGTGGCTTCAATGCTAGTTAGGCTTAATGCCTTTTCACACAGAATGCGCATTGGTGTTTTCCCACTTAATATGCGCTGTCAAGCCACATTCAATGTAGATTTGCTTAAACCACATGCGGAGGTGGTTGGAAGTGGATTCAATGTGCATTGGCGGCTGCAGATGACACCGCACTTACCCACGCACCTCTTCCGAGCTGTGGGCAGCAGTAGATCTAAGTTCTTCTCTATCCTGTGCTTATGTCATACATATAGACGTACTGTAACCAAAGATAGAGAACTATCTTCACGAAGAGACTGCCAGCCATGATAATGCAAATTCTAACCCACACAGGTAGGTGTCTACGCCATTTACGTGGATTGCATTTTCCTAGTGTGAAATTGGTCAATGCGCATTGAATGTGCGTCCAATTCACATTTGATGCAAACTGGATTGAATGCAAATGCACTACAAGTGTGAAAAGGCTTTCAGTTTTCAAAGTCATATAAAGCCTGGTTctcaatattgacgctgacactgacgttgatgctgatgctgatgctggtATAGGAaggaatcctattccagcgtcagcgtcagtgTAAAATATCAAAGGATGCTGCCTATGTCAAGccggtgtctttgatgttgacgctcagctgagcgtcagcgtcaatattttGAACCAGGCTTAAAATGAGAAAATGTAAATATGACTGACAGAAGGCAACCTTGTGGTAGTGCttgtatttatttacattTCTTGTAGAAGCCCCCCATGATTAAGTAAGCTCCCATCTTTAACATTTGCCAAGTTTCAATCATTGATTTtcacactttaattaatcttcTAACCGAAATGGGTTATTGAAAGCAATAATTCAAGGGAACGGGACTTTGAAGAATTCCCGAGACTTGGCAAGGAGCGGTATACTAACAGGGTTctatttgcaccaaatctctgtggctggctgactatgcTAATAGTGACCATATATGGATGTTATGGTTCAGGAATGTCTGGTATGGAAGTGATGACCAATCATGACGCATTATTAtcttctgtttgtgtggcaAAGAAAGGCAATAGCCAAGCAGCCAATCACTAGGCAATGTTTGGCATGAGAGAAAATTTAGCCAGAAAGACGCCAATTTGATCAGAAACTACGTCtcaacagaaacgttgtatttcaaATAACGCTACCTGGAAATCTATGAACATTCCAATAGGACTGCTGTAGTAAGCACAAACGTATTGTGTGAAGTGCTATTTAGGGAAAGGAGTTCGGTGCTAACGCAAGTCACCAACTACAAATACCATAGATAGTACTCCCAATGAGTAtattgcttcgtagctttcaatTAAAGCGATGCTTGATGGAGGTTTATATATTCGTAGTGTTAGATCCGAATGAGTGCTGTACACATGATGGTCGAAGTTAATTTAGAGGgtctgcttaattaatcaattaattagttgtaTTTTCCGAGATTACTAAGCGGTCTAGATTTTTGTGAAGACTTACCTATCGACAGTGCTCAACAATAGGACAGAGGTATAGCCAGTGCTAAATTTGGGGGTTGATTTGATGTTAGTGATTTAATTTAACAGTAACTTGAGCGTAACCAGGTCTAATTACATATGAAagatttaaattaatattaatggttAATACTAATTTGGACCAATAAGCAATTGGATGTGCAAAATCTGCTCACGACTTGCTACTTTAGGTGCAACCTGTACCCTTGGCCTATGGTGGCGAATGTCCAGTATGCAAATAGGGTATTTGAATGTCTTTTTCGTGTTCCAGGCATTTTGTATAGGGCTTGTAAGGCCTCGATGGTCCAGAAATGGGTGATTGCTGCTCACCACACATAGCAACAGATGCAACAAATACAATtctgtacatatatatgtcAAGTACTTAGATTAGTAAGAAGACCACGCCCTACTGAACCCCACTGAATTGCTATAGCTTTGGCACTGAGTTGGGCGTAAGATAAATTAACGTGCTGCTGTACAGTATTAAAATGGTGGATTTGTGTGTTAAATCGTATGATTTTAAATTTGACAATTAGTCTATTTCTGACTGATTACAATGACACTAAGTCATTGATCTGTCTCTATAGTAACTACGGCACAGAAAACGACCCTGAATTTAAAGGATATCACAATGGCAACTCAGAACCCAAAGGCTTCGGTATTCATTTAGAGTCAACTTTCCCGTCACATTGTCTTCATATTTAACCAATTTTGTAGGACACATTGGCATCTCTGTACCAGACGTAGATAAAGCGTGCGAGAGATTTGAGAAACTTGGAGTGAAGTTTGTTAAGAAACCAAACGATGGTAAGCTAAGCGTTATGATAATATCACTTCGTTGATTGATTAATCACTTTGTGCTATTCATTTAGGCAAGATGAAGGGTTTGGCATTCATTCAGGATCCCGATGGATATTGGATTGAGATTCTCAGTGCTGGTAAAATGGCAACATATCCACAAGTGTAATTGTGTCATAGCAATGACTCTGGTTTGCCAGCCAGTTACATCAACAAACTGTACAGTGACACTACTACGGTGCTACTATGACATTATTAATCATTTTGTTTGCAAATTGGTATTGCAATCCCTTCATTATTACAAAATGCAGTAGTCTGGGTTACATAATTGTGCAGATTCTCAGTCGCCGTCGACAACGGTTTTTTCTCGTTTTGGTTTCGTGACTTGTCAGATCATCCATATGTACACAATCGTTTATTATTGATAGCTCATCCATTTCTCTTTCAGACTTCTTAGACAGCTCTTCAATCTTGTTGTATATTTTGTCAGCACACTGCTGTGAGCAGGCAACATGCCTGAAAGGAATGTATGTATTCCCAACAAAACGATTCACTACATTTGTTACCCAAATACCTAATGATAGACATCAACAATtagcagttgtgtgtgtatgggcatgtgcatgtgcttaCCAGAATCGGTATCTTTCCCTGCTGTGTTACATTGGTCACAAATGTGCATATGAGCTTGCTTGTCTGCCATTACACCGCGAAGACGATATGCAATACCAGCATATCTACAAGGATGGATACCTACGCTCAAGAGTTGCTTGGTGCAGAAAAATTGTAGGCTGTCTGGGTTATAGCTGCCTTGAACTGTTCTAACTTCTGTGCTTAATGGTTGGAATTTATTTCCACTTTGGTATTGGTTGATACCACTCATAAGTCCGTTGTCAGATCTCTTTAATGTTTCCAGATTAGATAGCTTGAGGATAACGCCCGGTAGAGCAGTGAAAGAATTGTTACGTAGATCCAAGGACCTCAACTTGGAGCAGTACTGCAGTGCATTTGGCAGGAAAGATAATGAATTATGAGCCAAATTGAGTTCTTCTAGTCGAGCCAGGGCTCCAATGGAAGGATGAAGGAAAGACAAACCACAGTGTGTAACAGTCAATTTCTTGAGCTGCCACAATTCTGGGAACTGCAACAGACACAGTTGTGAGAAACAAGGTCAGTCGATCAATATTTACATTACAGTACCATACCTCTAATGTTCTACAAGATCGAGATACCTTGCACTGACATATTTGCAATTCAACCAGATGGTTGCATCTCAATACAGATGGCAAAACACACTCAACTGCAACAGccacatgagaaagaaattaTTGACCCTAAAGAGATTCTGAAAACTTAATGTGTATTTATCATGTTTACGTACTCAATGCGTTATTGTATGATCTATCATCTCCTTGGAGTACAACTCTTGTTGCTGATTGGAGGTCTGGCAATTCCTCCTGTTGAAGATGTGAATCACACACAGCAATATTAATTGTGGCTCTAGTCTACAAGCAAACACGATGGCACATAAATGTCATCATAACGGACACcgtaaattgattaatttggTTTAATATTTCCAAATGGCTACCTCATCAGTGGTTGTGTCTTGTTCCTGTTCGTTCTGATATCGCACGTCTGCTACAAGCTTTGAACGAATGCAAACGGTCACTGTCGTGTCGGTCATATAGCTGAGTATCTGGTGCGCAAACTGGCGAGTGGAAAACCTGCTGGCAGCACATCCACCTATAATGACTACACCGCATTCACGTGTTTTATACACCATGAATCATGGGCTAAATATAGACATGAAGGACACGCTTCCCAAAATATCACACGATGGTAGGCGCGGCCTCTTGACTACGAAGCTAGCTTTCCCATTTCCAACTGCATTTGGTTAGTATAGTACTAGTAATTTCTGATGCAAAGATAGGGAGAAAAGTTCGTCTCGCTGCAAATGGTCTGGAACCTCGAGACTTTCTTGTTAAAATCAATCAACATTCATGGCGTCGACTGAGAAAGATGATATTGCTTTTGCATTTGACGATGAGAAGATTAGTAGCCGTCAACATGTAAAGTTAGTAGCAAAActcaataaacaataaatagacTAGTGAATTCTTAAAGTTTTTCTGTTGGGTTTCGCTTTTCTATAGGAGACCATGGATTCTTTTCTTTCATTACTTTTTTCGAGTGTCGGCCGTACTTGTCTATCTGCTCTGTAGCTGGTTTAGTGAAAGTTTTATATCTGTTTTCATCACAACCACTGTTCTTCATGCTGTCGACTTCTGGGTGGTCAAGAATATTACAGGAAGGCTCTTGGTTCGTCTGCGTTGGTGGAACAAAGTGGAAGATGATGGCACTTCAAGGTGGCTGTTTGAGTCAGAAAAGGTTCATGATAACTTGTGTAAATAATACAAAATTACTAAAGGCTGATCAATattagacaaacaattgaagaTGATAAATCATTTCATAAAAAATATTCAGAGAATACAATTTTAACAAGTATGCAAACATTTGAGGAAATGGTGGGTATGTAGAGATGGTATGTACTTcttcatgctcatctcctacatcaatCGAGCACTGTGAGTGTTACACATGACTGCTGTGTTTTAGGTTGAAACTGTCTCAACCAATTAAGTTAAGTAAAACTATTGTGATGTAagatgagcatgaataagtacatagccatcattttctcaaaatgttttatacttgtttcGTTCATTTCTTAGTTATGTAGATGAAGTGGTTTTGTCTTGCTCCAATCTGTGTTACTACTGTGagtacatgtatatgcatgGTTGGATAGAAATGGTGCGTGCAGCTTGGGATTTGATATTTTGACTGATGTATGTTACAGCAGTGGGCGGATGTACATAAtaacattgattgcatcaataaacaacttCCACGCATCTTTACACTCGACGCTCACATGCACAGAGACAGCACCCCGTTGAGCATAGTCATAGATGTTTAACTACACGCAACCGCAAGCACactgtggaagtggcagctaagGTCGCAAACCGTAGTTTCCACCAACTAATAATAGCTAATTACATGGGGcatcatgtacacacgtgaccggaacaacatggtgCTTTGGAAGCCCTACGTGGAACTGCatagcagcagttgactgatattGGGTGGACTTTGCACAGTTCTAGTAGTTGGGTAGGTGCAATTcctcggacaagagcgaatcgttttgTATGAGTGTCGTCGTTGTAGTTGTTTTGAGTGAGGCACTaacctggctgacaaaagtgaagtGTGAAAGAACAAATCGCGTTTTTACTGGTTGATGATGGCTTCTGAgacgcttagtgtcagcgctagtagtctggctaccattcggACCGTTTACAGTCGAGCGTTAGGTGGCTCTGAGATTTTTACTGAGTTACAAGAGATGTGTCTATGATGcatttggatacttttgtatgggtggccattttagattctttaCATTCCTACATAGAGAGTGCATGCTATCGCACTTTCTGATTTTATTGCAGTGATGCATATTAATATTTGGTGCATGTCACGTACTAGACAAAGTTTGCTTGGATTTGCTTATTAACAGTCTATCCTACATAGTTTTAATAAGGTACATTCAATTAAGGTGAATTTATTGACCCAAATGCAGTgtttttcctacaatacattttatgCGTACTGTATGcataaaatgtattgtaggtaGGAAAAACACTGCATTTAGTCACTAAGTGTACACAAGTTTTGCCTTCCTGTACACAAGCCCGGTGTCAGAACCAGATGTGGTTGTGTCACAAGTAAGAGGTAGATGACTGATTCAAACTGATTTTGGTATGTACTTCAAATAAACCATTTATATTTGATGTCGCATTTATTTGAGGTGAAACATTTGCATCTCATTCAATCATTGCTTTGGATAAATGAGATAATTACTCAGTGGCCTACGCAGGGGTTTTTCTTTATTGCTAGCAATACCCCTAGGCAAGGCCCCTTTGTCTTGAAATATGAACATGATGCCCCGAGGAAATTTTTGATTTAGGACATCAAAGAAGCAAAGATGGAAGAATTTATACACGACAGCTGGCGCAGTTCTATGATTCTTGAGCTTTCTAGGTGTTTTCACatctgaattaattaattaagtctcgACCTGATCAGTCACATTTATGTGAACACGAAGGATCACACCTGCGGCAAGAAATTTATGGTACAAATAGGAGATAGCTTTACATCGTGGCTGGTGTGGCTGACTTGTTTGTCAAGAGGAATCCTCGTCGTATGGCCATAAAGTTCTCACAGCTCATGGCTAATTAAATAGCCTATCAAATAGTGAGGCATTTAAGTGTTAATGTTTTACTGTGCATTGTTGCACTGTTTTATAATCATTATAATTGAATaacattattaatttatatcacaaaattgatgacatcatcaaaatTGACACATTAGCTTCTTTCTGCTATACCCCTGTGAGTGATCCTGCATACGTCACTGTTACTAGGTCTTAGGAATTATACTGCATTTCATACGGTTTATTTCAGAGAGATCTCTGTTGCTGATACATTCTAATCACAGCTCAAAAATTTGTGAATGCAAATTGAACAGCTCATACGCAAATTGGGAGTTGCCTAGGGAAAACTCTGCAAAAATGCATTTTGTTAATGTAGGAGGAGGAGACCATCTAGATCATGCGTAGTAGTACCAATAGCAATAGTATATACACAAGACTGCGGACACTACCTACACTTTAAGCTTATGTGACTAGCCTAGAGTTGTCTTTACTATATTACTTAATTTACACTGCATACtacatggtgtcagaagtGCAGTAACTCaccgtgtactgtacacaatcAGCTATGTCTGCGTCGCAACAAGAATCGCCAGAGCCGACTGCACAACAGGACTCCGTACAGTTGATGAATGTGGCCATTTCCTTgccagacagactgaatttGAAGGATGATAGGAGTGTTTTTGAGGTCTTGTCGTATTTTAGCAAAAAGATCGCACATGGAGCGAGTAGTGACGTTTCAGCAATGTCTACCAAAAGAAGCTCTGGAGGTAGTAGACACCTTACCCTTTGGAGAGGTGAAAACAGGAACAACATTGCAACAGTCTTCGTCACATGGAAGCATATTCTTTAGCAAGACCAATGTGATCTACAAATGGTGGCAATTTACACAGTGAGCACAGAAACAAGGAGAGCCAATTGATGACTATGTAATTTCTCTACAAAGTATGATTTGTGCATGCAAGTGGAGTAATTCAAGATGAATTACTACGAGACAACATAGTTCACAGTATATTCAACAGTGCCATTTATCAGAATCTATTACAGGAAGCTCACTTAACTTCGGCAAATGTAATATATCAATATGCCGTGCCACAGAGTCTACATCTGCACAGGTCAAAGCAATTAGCTCTACTGATGACGTTCACACCCTGACCGTGTACAGTATATGTGACAAACCACTAGAGTACCGCAGACGTGTCACTAttgcagacagagacataacAAAGGCTCATGATACTGTCTCACACTAGGCAAAACATGCTCCAAATGCGGCAAAGCAATCACTTTGCGTCCGTTTGCCAACAGAACCAACCAAAGAAGAAGATGGTTTGCCAAAACATTAGTACAGCATACGTGGAATTGAAAACGGATGAGCCAGACCAAACGAATTATCTGATGACAATTACTCTGGACATTACCAGCCAAATGCATACAGCCCATTCTCTTTAAACCAGTTAGGAAACACGTGCCAATGAAACACCGTACTTCCACGCTTTTAACGGCATGCCGGTTAATTGTGGGGTTTAGCAAGTGCTAGTATACCCTGAAGTATACTGGCACAGAACTGGAAATAACGTTCGGCAATCAGCTGTTTGCCGgacaaaatttgtatttagcCGGACAAACATGATTTGTTCGGTCAAATTAGCCGGACGTCTTTCATGCAAGGCGCGGCGCTACTTGGCATTTACCTCCATCACAATGGTCAGGTTCTGCCACGTCTTCTGTTCATAGTGGGCCGGGCTTACTGAGCTCGTGCTGCGAACAATTGCCGTTAAGGTTCTTAACTCATTAAGCAGGTATAACTTTAGACAAATTAGCCAATTAGTAAGGTCATTAAACTGTCCACTGCGGTGGTATGTTATCAGGTGTTGTatcatgtcacgtggttttTGACAACCCTGATTGGTCGATACAGCGGGTATAAATCGTTTGTACGCTGGTATGTGCTGATACCCTACTGCTGTCAAGGGAAATGTGTACGTGTACCGTtgctatgatc
This genomic window contains:
- the LOC134184486 gene encoding uncharacterized protein LOC134184486, whose protein sequence is MVYKTRECGVVIIGGCAASRFSTRQFAHQILSYMTDTTVTVCIRSKLVADVRYQNEQEQDTTTDETRATINIAVCDSHLQQEELPDLQSATRVVLQGDDRSYNNALIECVLPSVLRCNHLVELQICQCKVSRSCRTLEFPELWQLKKLTVTHCGLSFLHPSIGALARLEELNLAHNSLSFLPNALQYCSKLRSLDLRNNSFTALPGVILKLSNLETLKRSDNGLMSGINQYQSGNKFQPLSTEVRTVQGSYNPDSLQFFCTKQLLSVGIHPCRYAGIAYRLRGVMADKQAHMHICDQCNTAGKDTDSGIWVTNVVNRFVGNTYIPFRHVACSQQCADKIYNKIEELSKKSEREMDELSIINDCVHMDDLTSHETKTRKNRCRRRLRICTIM
- the LOC134184204 gene encoding Golgi apparatus membrane protein TVP23 homolog B-like isoform X2 translates to MASTEKDDIAFAFDDEKISSRQHVKRPWILFFHYFFRVSAVLVYLLCSWFSESFISVFITTTVLHAVDFWVVKNITGRLLVRLRWWNKVEDDGTSRWLFESEKDRSKVLNSHSRIFWTLSILGMIMTGANAYGYILCKKDSGKSIATIASEFLGRQAMKQAFSQTARPDKEDGSVDDN
- the LOC134184204 gene encoding Golgi apparatus membrane protein TVP23 homolog B-like isoform X1, yielding MASTEKDDIAFAFDDEKISSRQHVKRPWILFFHYFFRVSAVLVYLLCSWFSESFISVFITTTVLHAVDFWVVKNITGRLLVRLRWWNKVEDDGTSRWLFESEKDRSKVLNSHSRIFWVGLLLFPLLWLLLSIIALIRLKGGYMTLSILGMIMTGANAYGYILCKKDSGKSIATIASEFLGRQAMKQAFSQTARPDKEDGSVDDN